cggttcgatacggttcagctcgaaacggttcggttcgatacggcacggttcggttcgaaacggttcagctcgaaacggttcggttcgaaacggtacggcttgaaacggttcggcttcgaaacggtacgggtcgaaacggttcggttcgaaacggtacgggtcgaaacggttcggctcgaaacggtacgggtcgaaacggttcagctcgaaacggttcgggtcgaaacggtacggacggttcagctcgaaatggttcgggttcgaaacagtttgcgtcgaaacggattttttggattttttagatttttttagaagttttatgattttttagaatttttattattttttagaattttttggaatttgtttggttttttggaatttttttgattttttggaatttactatttttttttgttttaatattttagagtttacacttaagtccctgtgtttctaaaactgacgcaaaccgtccgtgaattagttagttaactcaaagttaacaaaataaatggatggagttaagttagtggactgaaatggttacgaaaatgaaactaatggactgaattcgcaatttttaaactaatggactgaaactgttatttttgacaaacctcagggacgaaaatagtaattaactctttctAAAAACTTCACATGTCGACAACAAAGTACACATCATAGGTACAATCCAACTCATTGCACAATTCTTTCAACCctctatatataccccatctCCACCTCTTCAACCCTCCACACACAAGCCCACCCTCTTTCAACAACAATGGCTTCCTCCGTAACCCCCACCCCCTTATTAAAAGACGAACTCGACATCGTAATCCCCACAATCCGAAACCTCGATTTCCTCGAGATGTGGCGGCCATTCTTCCAACCGTATCATCTGATCATCGTACAAGACGGCGATCCTTCGAAGGTCATTAAAGTTCCCGAAGGTTTCGATTATGAACTCTACAATCGAAACGATATTAATAGGATTCTGGGTCCTAAATCTTCTTGTATCTCGTTTAAGGATTCTGCTTGTCGGTGCTTTGGTTATATGGTGTCTAAGAAGAAGTATATCTTCACCATTGATGATGATTGCTTTGTAAGTTTCGTGTTAATTTGTTATAATTTTGGTGGGTTTTTCTTGATTTGTTGTTTATGTTTGAAATCTGTTAGCTTTTATCTGGGTTTGATTGAATTGTTGTGGATCTTGGGTTTTATGCAAGATTTAAGAGGTTTTGAACGTAGatctgattttttttatttttatttatttttattttttttgtgttGATGATTTTGGGTTCCATATGATTTAACTATGTTTGTGACATTCAGATTGTTGGAAAATCCCTAATTATGCTTTGACATTTTATAGTGGATCTTTATTGGTACTAAATTGGAAATTTCAACTTGTGtcacaaggtttttttttttttttttttttttttttttttttttcttgtgaAATTACTAAGCTTGATATGTTTGTCAGCTATGAATGTATGTATAATGTATGTATATGTTTGGTGTGCATATGGTTGGTGATTGGTGAATCACACTCAAAAGGTCTTTGTTCATCAAACCTGGTTATTTTTGTGTGGTGTTGAATTGCCACCCCCCAGCCAGAGTAGATATATTGTAGTATTATGATATACTTTTGGAAGTTGTCAAGCTAAGATTACCTTTTTGGTTTGATAGGTGTATTGATTTGTGTCAACTTTCTTTTTTTCTTGTTCTCATTTAGAGAAGGGTATTTTGGACATTTTACTAATGTCAAAACGATGTGTGTAAATGAGCGAAGCCGAGCCCAAACTTGAcaaagctcgagcttggcttgTGTTTGCTCCGAGTAATTATAAAGCCCGAGCTTGAGTCGGGTGAGGCTCGTTTTAATATTAGTTAATCATATAGTTAATATTATCATATACATTTATAAGTATATCTATATTTATCGTATagatttttatatttaatatgatatatattatttaatatttttttcatAGTTCTATATATGATaattattttgtaaataaacaTTAATTAATGTATCAAATAGAAAGTTATATAAATAATATTGTGTAGGATTGCGAGCTTACTCGAGTAGCTCACAAGCGGCTTGGCTATTGTACACCCCTAGCCAAAACTATTGTTGGTTTGAAAGATCGCGGCTTTTGTAGTTACATTGATTTAGGTCATGTATCTTATGCTGCTCCACAAAGGGTATTTTACACTTGACTAATGGCACCTATTGTCTTGTTGATTTGATAGGTTGCTAAAGATCCATCTGGGAACGATATCAATGCACTTGAGCAACACATCAAGAACCTATTGTCTCCATCAACACCATTTTTCTTTAACACACTTTATGACCCATATAGGGAGGGAGCCGATTTTGTTCGTGGATATCCATTTAGTCTTCGTGAGGGTGTCCCGACTGCTGTTTCTCATGGGCTTTGGCTTAACATCCCTGATTATGATGCTCCCACTCAACTTGTCAAGCCTCGTGAGAGGAACACGAGGTGTGTCAAATTAATATTTTTACCACATTTTTTATAACTTAATGTTGCCCGTTGGTAGATGGTATTTTTTAAGCAATATTTATTGTGTGTAGTGAATCAAAATGCTTTTTCCTCGTGCATTATAAAGTCTAATCCTTTGTGCTAAATTACTAGGTTTGTTGATGCGGTTTTAACCATACCGAAGGGCACCCTCTTCCCCATGTGTGGAATGAATCTTGCTTTTGACCGTGAGTTAATCGGACCAGCAATGTACTTTGGTCTCATGGGCGATGGTCAGCCAATTGGGCGGTACGATGACATGTGGGCTGGCTGGTGCATCAAGGTATGACTTTTATCTATGCACACATAAGGTGACAGAATGGGCGGATCGGGTAACATGTCAAAATAAGTATTATATGATATGGGCCAATTTGACCCGTTTTCTTTTGAGACATAAAAAATGTAAAATATAATCTTAACTGACCCATTTGCAAGTAAATGGGTGGTCAAAAGGGCCACATAGTTGGACTTTTCACTCAACACCGTTTGTATTTGGTTGTTATAGGTGATCTGTGACCATCTAGGATTAGGCGTGAAGACGGGTTTGCCATACATCTGGCACAGCAAAGCGAGCAACCCGTTTGTGAACCTGAAAAAGGAATACAAGGGTATCTACTGGCAAGAGGAGCTAATCCCGTTCTTCCAAGCCGCCACCCTGCCAAAAGAGTGCACCACGGTTCAGAGCTGCTACAAGGAGCTCTCCAAACAAGTCAAGGCTAAGCTCGGGAAAATTGATGACTACTTCAACAAGCTAGCTGACGCCATGCTCACGTGGATTGAAGCGTGGGACGAGCTCAACCCGTCTACGCAGCTTGCCAACGGGAAGTAGAGATAAACATAGTTTGATTACTATCGATTTTCTTATACTATGAGACTCATATGTTTCTGTGAGCTCTTTTTTAAagtatttttgatcatttctgcAGTATGAATTTTTGGATTACGAGGATGATAGCTTTGTTtatcttcttttttctttttaatatatTGTAGTCTATCTTATTTATTTTTGGATATTTgtttaattagtttttttttcttctttttaacGGCTATTTGTTTATATAGTACCGCACTTTCATCAAGTATTTGTTTGTATGGgcagggggtcgaaaacatatatatatccaaaaatttctatagacacggggggtcgaaaacatatatacccaaaaatttctatacgaaaactacatatataacactactggccgaaaagttcgggggggtcGGGCACCCCTCCCAGCCCCTTCAAAGCATCGTCCCTGGGTATGGGTTGGGTCATCAAACGTTACCTAGGATTATTAATGGATTGCTATACCACCCTTTTGCATCATCCActatggtttgcatggattaaaccatgaaccttctttcctttttttaatttctcccttttcttttcacaaaataaattaaaataagataATAGTTGTTTGGGTCATGACTACACCCTTAGagggtgggggtggtcatcactcatcactcacagcatccaatcaagttccgccatgtcatcaaccatttttccatcactcacaactttttttagtgtcaatggtcatcactcacaacacacaacacccaacaataaaccctcacaccccctcacatGTTCCATCACTCACAATCCATCACTCGTTGAATATATCACGGACTCAATCCCATCACTCGTGGAATTTGTAGGTGGCGGTGGTCTTTTACATCCATCACTCGTTGAACTTGGCCCATCACGGAACAAAAGCTTCTCACCCCAGTCCCCTTAGTGATTTTGGGTGATAGATTAATAGTGGGTGACATGGCGCTGATATGGaggatgatgaccatgaggattTCTAAGTCTACAAACAAATCGTCttccaaaacttggtttcttgtacaaatttgaaattggtTTCAAACTCTTTTTGTAGAATCAAAGATCAAGAATTGGGGAAATATTCCAAtcgtcttccaaaccttggtttCTTGTACAATATCAACATTGACCATTTGAGAAACTTCATGCTAGCCATTCGCTTCCTAGAACAACTTTAATAAGAtagcttcattcataagaaaatgtTATCTTAAAATGTTCGCCTTATAAGGAAAAATCACTTATCTCTTTTTTCGTTGAATTGTAGGGTATAGAGGATGGCCCTGGCATCAATTACCACTTGAGTGCCATTGATAACATGTATGTATGAATCTAAAACTCTAGTTGATCCCAACACTCTGTTAGGATTAAATTGAAAATCAAACCCACAAATAAAGCACACACACAACAATCAACTGCAGATAAAAAAGAACAATAAAACAAACACAAGGGTTTTACGTGGTTCGCCGTAGGGGTGttaaaaaaaaaccgaaaccaaaTAAAAACCGAAAACAGAACCGTAACCGTAACCGAAAAAACTGATCCAGATAACGAATTcggtgtttggtttggtttttcaCTGAAACCGAATTGTGAATTTGGTTATTGGTTCCATATTTTTTTATTTGGATAACCGAATAAACCGCTAATTTAActaattattaaataaaaataaaaaaaattaataaaccaTATAAATTTTATTGGCCCACATGATAAACATAAAGCCCAACTCACAAATTAAGCCAACTCATTTCTATATTTTTACGCTTCAATATATACCAGGGTTTCTAAATTTTCCTATATAAGGTTAAAAGATGATTTATGTTGACTACTTCTAGTTTTAATGTTCTATgttttgagttttaaacattgtAGTTGTGTGTACGACTATTTTCTTGATGTGGTTGTTTTATTTAGCATTGAAACGTTCTTTTATTTACATATCGTTCGATTTAAATTAGTTGCTGACTTGATTCCGGATGTTGGAACACAAACAtgaattataaataaaaattagGGAAAAAAGTACTTAGGAACAATTAGGTTAAATTTGGTTGAAATTGGTTTGTTTGGTTTTTAACCCAATCCAACTCctaatttggtttggtttggggTACAGAATTTTTAAAAATCAACAAATAAACCGAACTGAGGAACACCCCTGCGGATTTGCGGATTTAACTCCCTACATAAACAATACATCAAAATCAAATTGACCACATATAAGTTGTTTacccgcaaaaaaaaaaaaaaaaaaaaaaaaaaaaaaaaaaagaagtggaTTTGCGGATTAACTTGGGGCGTTAAACGGGTTGTCTTCATGGGTTGGAAAGTTGAAAACAACACGAACATGAAATTTGACACAAACGAGAGCAAGATGATAGGAACCCAGAATCATGTCAAACGCATGAATGCGAACACAATTCTTTAAAgtattattttttactttttttttgcaTATTATAACCaaacatacatatgtatgtaaaATAATTATGTATAGATTATAAAACTTGATACTGAGTTCTCTTTCAGAGCACCCTCTTATAGGAATCAAGTATAAACCCATCCCGTGTAGACTAATTCCAAACCTACAAATTTCATGTTATGCTCAGAATTTCACAACCCTATGGTTAACAAGAAACACACTCAACTTTTTGATGATATAGATCAAAAACCTAAAGatgaaaaataagttaaaagaaATCACCCAGATCAAAAACAGAACGAAAAGATAAATCACCGTGCTCAAAAAGCCTCGACTTGGCCAAAGACACGCCTCGATGGCACTTTTGAAAGTTCCGCGCCTTGGTTTAGCTGAGGCTAGCCAACTCGCATGTGCGCCTTGGCATGCACAATTTTCACACATAGTTTTGAACAACTTTTAACCCATTCTCTATTAAGTTAAATTTTATAAATTCACCTGTTTGAGATGCAACATTATTTCATAAATAAACGTATGAAAATTTGCAGCTCTAGTAAAAAGTGATAGTACATTAACTCTAGTAATGCATTTCTACCTTGTCTATCATGCCATGTAGGATTTGAGTAACTACTGATAATTTATAGACTGACTATATGCAAAAGTGAAAAAGCAACATAGTTCTCAAACAGGATTTGATGCAATCCATATGCAATGCAGTGAGATTTACCAGGCAAGAGGCAATGGAGAAATAGAAGATACACAGAGACAAAGTCAACTGTTGACTATCATGCCTTTTTCGATGAGCCAGTAGATACTATATatgaatttttatatatattgtcATATTGCATGTTATGGAGTTGTATATTAGTTGTAACAATGTCATGCAACTTACATTTTGGACCACTAATGGAGTTTCTTTTTCATTCGGAGTAGTTTTATTTGATTGAATGGTTGATGAGTTGATGGTTTCTACCACAACCACTATTATTATATTACAATTATGAACCAAAATGAACTAGCATCGACAAACTGTAATGGATGACACGGAAGTTCGGAAAGAAATGCTGCAGTCGATTTGCTTACAACATAATGACATAtgagaacaacaacaaccatacccagtaaatcccacaaatagcagaaCTGTTGGTAGGGTCTGGGGGAGATGGGATGTAGGCAAACCTTTCCCCTATCCtaagaatagagaggctgcttcctgAGAGACCCCCGGCTCCAAAACAACCAACAGGCAGATATGTCTCATAATGACATATGAGAAGAACTTCTATTTTCATAGAGCAAGCCTCTCATTTTACACTGTTTTCTTTCCCTAAACTAGACAATTTGAATACACAGAGAATCTATAACATTTAGCACTGCAGCCGTTAAAACCACAGTGCAGTGCGGTGCATATGCATACACAAACATAATTCACTCGTAACAACATGCATCTCCAAGACTACAACATTATCATCATAGACTGAAATGAAGGTCTCAAATATTGTTAAACTGATACGGCCCGACCCGCTACCGACGCGGGAACCAACCCGGTAACCAATTGATACGGTCAAGTGGTCAACAACCATGAACCCACATCAACGATCTATCCACGTTGCATTATTTTACTTAACTGCATGCATTTTATTCTTTCCCATGTTTCCATGTTCCATGCATATTTGTTTAGTCACATTTCCATGTTCTAGCTTAGTGTTTAGTTTTGAGTGTATTTAAGCTAGTTGAATTATGAAGGAATGACAACAGAAAATTGAAGCAAATTGTTTAGTCTTTTCTCATCTTAGTTCTGGAGTCTAACCCACTCAAAGAGTCCCTATCTTAGGAGATTGGTTCATCGCGAATCAAAGGTGCAAAGGGCTCATATGTGGCATAGCCGCAAGAAAACTTTAatgataaataaaacaacaaGAAATAAAATTTATCAAGAGTTTTAAGTAGAAAAATAAACCAGCCAGGGAGTCACTCGGCATAGGGGCAGAGCATTAGCTGGTTCAGGACTTCAGGCTGGTTTGGCCTGTGGTGAAGTTCACAAGGCTGGTCTTGTTCTATCGTTAATAGTTCAGTCCGATTTCGGCCTGTCCAGACTGGTTGAGGTCAGTTTTACGCCTAGACAGAACCAAGGCCCTCGTCTCACCAGCGTCTGATCACGAAGGCCGCTGGTTTGAGGCATCTAGGCCTCGCCTTTAACAAAATAGACATTACCACAAGCAC
This genomic stretch from Helianthus annuus cultivar XRQ/B chromosome 8, HanXRQr2.0-SUNRISE, whole genome shotgun sequence harbors:
- the LOC110924043 gene encoding probable UDP-arabinopyranose mutase 2, which encodes MASSVTPTPLLKDELDIVIPTIRNLDFLEMWRPFFQPYHLIIVQDGDPSKVIKVPEGFDYELYNRNDINRILGPKSSCISFKDSACRCFGYMVSKKKYIFTIDDDCFVAKDPSGNDINALEQHIKNLLSPSTPFFFNTLYDPYREGADFVRGYPFSLREGVPTAVSHGLWLNIPDYDAPTQLVKPRERNTRFVDAVLTIPKGTLFPMCGMNLAFDRELIGPAMYFGLMGDGQPIGRYDDMWAGWCIKVICDHLGLGVKTGLPYIWHSKASNPFVNLKKEYKGIYWQEELIPFFQAATLPKECTTVQSCYKELSKQVKAKLGKIDDYFNKLADAMLTWIEAWDELNPSTQLANGK